In the Glycine max cultivar Williams 82 chromosome 19, Glycine_max_v4.0, whole genome shotgun sequence genome, CATgttccttctcttcctttcatttttttggtcatttCCCATTAGGCCATTAGATCAGAATTTGATTGCTGCTCTAAGTTAGGTCACAGTTGATTGTTGAACGTGTCGTTAGACGTTATCAGGTCTCTTGCAATATTGTACCAATCTACTAAACGCTGGTTTAAAATGCaatataatagatttttttgtcaaatttttatgaagGTTAGAgtttgaaatatattattaaaattataaactctTTTGACTAACTAATAAGCTACTTCAAACAAAACAATTAGTTGAACCAACCTTAACATTATTAGCATGTAGCTGGTTCTTTCAAGTGAgtgtttgaatttatttaaaagttacttatagatttaaaattgattaagttgaaataattttagttagttttttttttgtgttagatTGAAACTCTTATATTGAATTCTAGGTAGTAAtttgcttttttaaaaaaaaaaaacataaaccacttcattttaaaattaaattttaattaagattaatttaattcaaaatcaattttaatccatcaaaacaataaatatttttctttttaaaaaatgcattgtTAGAATAAATTATATCTATTCTAGTGATTTTTGCACCTAAGGATGTGAAAAtcacaataaattatttttattacatgatGTTTGATGACATGTCCATTACCGTTAGACATGAAAAAAGAGCagtttttgtgtgttttgatGCCCTTGACATGAAAAAAgaggttaaaaaaaagaaatgcaaGCGTTGGTTATGAAAATGCAAACATGTGACACGAAGTATCATATTCACTAACGTGTGATTAAACATGCTAATATTGTAACACCCACAGTACTTGATGCATATTGTGTATTTATACCAAAcataaaggaattaaaaatttgtaaatcAGGTGATCACAACACATTTTATAAGATTATGAcaatataattaactaattcaAGTAAGAAGTTTGATGttaatttttggtttaattagTCATTTGGTCCACATAGTTTTCAAACTTATCCaatttagttcctatagttaataagtgatttttttaatccatgtattttaccttttaatttcaataggtCCCTACcgttaaaattgtttaataccGTTAGAAAATTTGTCAAAGTCCACTCAGAACTCTCACTTCAGGTGTGTTTTCACATCGCACCTGGTACCGCACCTCGCAGCTCACACCGCACCTCGCACCGCACCTTGCACCACACGACACCTCGCACCGCACATGTGCAAAATCTGTCCCAAATTCCTTTCAGTTCATGACATAAACAACCTTAACCTCCTTCCACACTCGCAATAAATCAACCTTGATGAGCTCTGGGTTTTGTAATAAATCAACCTTAACCTTAACCTGCCTTCATTCTCTCTTAAAGAAGAACACTAGTTTTCAGTTGGTTGCAACAATGGACAACATGGATCAACGCTTGGTTGAAGCAAATCACAATTAGTTTTGAGTGATTGAGATTGACATGAATTGAAAATGGAGAGGGAGTTTTAACTGTAGGAATTTATTGGAAATTAAAAGGTAAACTacaggaactaaaaaaaaagttacggaCTAAATTGGATAAGTTTGGAAACTATAGGGACCAAATGGgtaattaaaccttaatttttttagttattctattattaatattttaattttacagtgatgattatatattaaaaaaattatttcggctgtgattttatatatatatattaaaaaaaagcaaaaggagGGACAGAGaagccattttttttaaaaaaaggagatgttatatttcaaataaaaagccCAAACCAAGCCCAATTCAAGTTTCAGGACCAAGCAAGACACCCTGCGAATTCTGAAAGGATTTTCGAGTTCAGAGTTCAGAACTCAGAAGTTGGGTTTTTCTTCCGCTTCGCTATCTATGACACAATTTGAATTCATTGCTTCTCATATGATTGTGTTTATTTGAGGTAAACTTGCACTCTGCTgattcattcattttctttcagtGTTTGTAATGTCGTAGGTagtaaaattcaataatattacCTTCATTTCTAGATCATACAATTTGCTTGCAATTTCTCTTcaatttaggtttttttttttttttttttttttttatagtttttcaaaTTCCTCGTATTTTTGAAACAGAAACACGAATTTGTATACATTGTTGGTCTTATTCGGAATTGTAACCTACTGTTGATTAACATTCCGGCATGATGAAATTCTGTGCGGTTAAGCTTACCTTCACACGAAATTCGCTTGACATCTTAATTTCATACTACAGTATGCATTGAATTTGGATTCGACATTCTGTTCAAATCCGTGGTTATGTGTGTTTGATCATCTCTGTTACTGCTGGagttattttgtgttttataaAAGCTCGTGTCTGTTATGTGAACAAAAGGGGGATTAGGTTGTTTTTCTGTTTAGTGTTTAGTGTTTAGTGGTTGAGATTTTGCACTTCATGAGTTCTCTTTTGTTGGGTTATTCATAGATAAGGAACCTGAGTTTGTTTCTTTACTTAGGGGCTGAGTAAATCGTGATGATGCATGTAGTATGAATTTGTTATCATAGTGGAGACTTTTCAATTGTATTGGTGTACTTGACCTTGTGCATGCATTTTTGTTTCACTGTTCTGAGAGTTAATTTGCAACTTAATTAAcctttcttgaaagaaaaatgcatcaccctaacttttaaattttaatacataCCCATCTTAATTTTCTTGTCTCCTTGTCGGGGGTTTCACATCTGAGGTGCCTTCGTCTCTGTTTATAGAAGTTAGGCGTTTCCTGGATGCTGGCAGTTATGAAGGAGCTATTTTGATTGAATCTGAATTATAAATTCATCACCAATGGGTTACAGATGCATTCAGTGTGGGTGTCCTGTCAAAACACTTTACGTGCAGTATTCTCCAGGCAACATTCGCTTGATGAAATGTGTaggtctttttttatattttaaaaaaatatgatattcaagattgttcattttattttgttttgcatttcccAGTTCATGAACTGATTTTGAGATCCTTTTGTGTCATAGGAGAATTGCAAGGCTGTGGCAGACGAATACATTGAATGTGAAATCATGGTGCCTAGTACTCCCTTATGCCACTGGTTTATAAGTTGAAACctcttagtttttgttttgaGATTACCCTGTTTCCCCTTCCCTTTGCAGATTCTTGCGATAGATTTGATACTTCACAAGCCCAAGGCCTATAGACATCTCCTTCACAATGTCATCAATCAAGAAACAATGAAGTTCCAGGTATGGTTAAGCTCCTCCATTATTCCTCCTGCACTACCTTCCTGTATAATTACATCATTGTGGGTGTTGTTGTTTTTATGTATCATTAATGAACACTAAATTGTTTTTTACAGTTATGAGTATTGCAATTATGactttcctttaaaaaaaatggcaatCTCATTATTTCAGTTAGCTTCATTGCTGACattagtattttattaaatgatgcagttgtaattttattgtttgataATACTAACAAACATGAAGCATTTTGAGTTTTGGACTGGATAATTAGAATCTCCAACAGGATTTACCTTGTTACTTTTGGggattcttaaattttatatgaaaaatatctcACCAATAGATTTTTGgatatttaataaacaaattgaTATATTTCAGTTGCTACTTGCATTTTGGCCCTATCAATGCATGTGAGATGTTTGTTTTGGTTTTATAATCAGGTAAAATTTACTTGAATAATATGCATGGATCTATGTGAGAGTGCATTTTCTAAATGAGTATTCACAGAATAATGATTTTAATAACTCATGCTGATAAAATTCGTTTTAACATATGGCATGTAATGCTCAGAATAATGAGAttcttatcttcaattttttactTGTACTCCATACTCGATCATTTTTACCTTTTCCAACACTAACAAGCAGATACTTGTTCATAACTTTGCAGGGACTACTCTGGAAATTGGCtgtcattttccttttttttgaatATTGTATGCATTCTTTTGTagatattattcttttttaatgctTTAGGAGCATAAAGTCTTCAATTCTAGCTTTTGGTTTACTTTTACGAAATCATATATCACATATGAGGACTTTACCATTTGTTGAAGACAGATGTTTGATCTTGGAAAGCAGCAAGGGAAAATTGGATTCATCAATGAGTGTCTCTCCATCAGTATCAATATGCTGGAAGGTTCAGATATCTATATTAAAATCACCCTCTTTCTCAAATTACTTGGTCTAGATTTTTTTGCCaagtatgatgaatgttttatgGCTTTCATTGGCAGGTGCTGATGGATGTTTTATTTGGGAACTTGATGTTTCTTTTAACTTTCTTCTTTATGGTTATGATGCTTTTCCATGTATCAATCACCATCACCaggtataaatttttatttatttgtcataCTTGTAATGAATAAAGGACAATTAGTAAACACACTTTCCATTTAATTAAACCGAAAAAAGTAAAATCTATTTGTTATTTTAGCAATTGGAAGAAACATTGAGTACCAAAATTTTCCATTAGGAATTTCATGAATCTATCACAATTTtgaattaaagaattttttttttgggtgtgtGTGTTTCTAATAGAATATGAGAGATAGATTGAGAGTGAGGAAGATATTATTATCAAAACCCAGTATAGAAAGGTTACATGCTCAGATTATATAGAGCCCAACTAACATAACTGTTCTAACtttgtaactaactaactactgtagttagttagttacaacAGCTGTCTACAGCTGTACTGACAGCTGTCAGTAATTAcaccaagaaaagaaaataacccATCAGAGTAGGTATAGTCTAATAGTTTGTATTCAGATATGATGAGGAGAATTGCTTCTAGAGTCTTGTCTATTATGAGTATGAGTTTAGAGACATTGTTGCTTTGTGAATATTTAATGATTCTGAGAGAGATTTAGAAGTAGTTTGGTAAAAAGAAGAAACTGGTTGCATTAATAACAAGAGTACAAATGTAGCTTATATAGCCACTCAAATGGTTCCAACTGAAATAACTTCCTAAGCTCAGGACTGCTGCCACTGGACTGCTGTAAAACTGACTTGTAATAGATTAAGACAGGCTGATATGCTTAATGTTATGATatcaagtattatttttttaactttgtaatTAATGGGATGGGAAAAGATGATGCATGATAGAATATGGGacaattttttctcattttaattttatggaaGCATTTTTTAGGggtttcttcattatttttatatatttctaccACATCAGTTTGGTGTTTTTGGACCATGATGATCACTTCAGCTTAAATTATTCGTCTATGCAGGTGCATTGACCTTTTGCTTGCACTCATGATTTCAAGTtacttcaagattttttttattgccatGATGGTAATATTTACAATGAAGAAATCTAAGTTGGTTCTTTTAGTTTTACTGTTGATCACGTCCGGTGCCTGTCTTAATGTCTGTGATGTTAAATCCAATACATATCTATAACTTTATAAAGTATGTGTCCTTACAATAGGTCTGGGAGTTTCCATCTTCTGTGATCTTCATCATTGAATTGTTTTGTTTATCATCTAATGCTGCAACATTGAAAGGTTAGTAATCATGTTGCCGAATCCTTGGAGAAATCTTTTATTATACTCATTTAAAATGTGCAAGCATTGGACAACTGTTTGATGGCTCATCATAATTTGGCATTAGCAGTTAACAGATTCATAGGAAATTCAGCAACATATGTGGTATCcttcaattttatatattcCATCCCAAATTTTTATAAGCCATTTTTATGCTTAGGTTCTTTCACACATATGGTAGTGGGTGTACTTATGTTTTAGTTTGAATAGCCAGTGGTAGTAATGAAATTAACGTGTGTCTCGTACAAGAATTAAGTCAGTGAATggaataaagataaaatgaaagtATTATTTTGGTTGTTTCACTGAAAATGGGTTTTTGATTATATCATCCAGAATGTCAATCCAACTATTATTCCAATCAATTGACTGCATGTGGTAGTATTAATGTCAATCCAACTATTATTCCACATGATCAAAACTGCATTTTCTTTTCTGTATTTGtgattattttggaaaattgaCTCTAGTATTGCTGcttgtattttaaatatgatcATAATGCTTCTTGTTGAGCAATGAGCACTGATGAacgtttttttttgtcaactaGTGATGACTGATTCAACTATGAGTCGTTGTGTTTGGACCTGCTTCAGTGCATAtgctataaaatttattatcacttGGATACTGGAGCTATTGCCGGGGCAATTAATGCAAGGCTGGAGTCAAATGCCATTCACATTCTATAAACCAGCATGATTTAGTTTTGCATTCTTATGCTAATGTATTAGTAGCCGAATTTCTTGGCAAGTGTTTCTGAGCTGTATATATATCCttgacacttttttttcttaaatttaatttgaagcTCAAACATTTCCTAGGGTTCTCCAGAACGTTATTATGATGCTTCTTAAATTTAGTCATTTGCACTGCCTAATGATCGTTCATTTTGCTGCCATTTTGTATACAAAGGGGGTACATTTAGCCTGATCAAACAcagtattttactttttatgcgAATAATCGTAAACGGGGTGCAAAATATCATCCAAATTTCCATCAACTTCGTCTGATGACTTGATAACTCGGCCAGGTGCTTCTTTGTTTTTAAGCGTACcttatcttatatattttttactgcaAAAGACTCGtatcatttcattaaaaatatggGAGTAAATACAAGcaggaatgaattaaaaaacttgaaaaactaGCAGACAACTTAGATGTCCTAGCAAAACAATTAACAACTTGATTTGCTTCCTTACGAACATAACTTGCTGAAAAGTTATTGATAGAAGTGAAGAATTCTGAGTTTGGTGTTATTCTCCAAAGCGTAATTAATTATTCTGTCATTTGTGATTTATTGAATATATAAGCTTTAAGAGTTACaagtcttttttaatttatgacttGTTTATAagtttgaataaaatataaggatttgataaacaagtttttcttattaacttaaagcattttttttcaaacatttgaGCTTAtagcttctttttctttaatttacattcaatacttaataaaaaatttcatctaCTACTTTTTtgatatatgatttattttaataaagtatCTCCTTAAATGTCATCTTATTTAtcacaataattatatttattttgaactttcaataaaatattgttaaacaaaaaaaatgagttaaaaaaagttttaaaaaattataattatttaaaaatattccttTGTTGATCTTAAAAATGCATAACAAATATGTCatacaaatttgaaaattgtttttattaaatgttttcc is a window encoding:
- the LOC100813416 gene encoding protein ARV 2 isoform X1 produces the protein MGYRCIQCGCPVKTLYVQYSPGNIRLMKCENCKAVADEYIECEIMILAIDLILHKPKAYRHLLHNVINQETMKFQGLLWKLAVIFLFFEYYRCLILESSKGKLDSSMSVSPSVSICWKVLMDVLFGNLMFLLTFFFMVMMLFHVSITITRCIDLLLALMISSYFKIFFIAMMVWEFPSSVIFIIELFCLSSNAATLKVMTDSTMSRCVWTCFSAYAIKFIITWILELLPGQLMQGWSQMPFTFYKPA
- the LOC100813416 gene encoding protein ARV 2 isoform X3 — translated: MGYRCIQCGCPVKTLYVQYSPGNIRLMKCENCKAVADEYIECEIMILAIDLILHKPKAYRHLLHNVINQETMKFQMFDLGKQQGKIGFINECLSISINMLEGADGCFIWELDVSFNFLLYGYDAFPCINHHHQVWEFPSSVIFIIELFCLSSNAATLKVMTDSTMSRCVWTCFSAYAIKFIITWILELLPGQLMQGWSQMPFTFYKPA
- the LOC100813416 gene encoding protein ARV 2 isoform X2 translates to MKCENCKAVADEYIECEIMILAIDLILHKPKAYRHLLHNVINQETMKFQGLLWKLAVIFLFFEYYRCLILESSKGKLDSSMSVSPSVSICWKVLMDVLFGNLMFLLTFFFMVMMLFHVSITITRCIDLLLALMISSYFKIFFIAMMVWEFPSSVIFIIELFCLSSNAATLKVMTDSTMSRCVWTCFSAYAIKFIITWILELLPGQLMQGWSQMPFTFYKPA